The Trichomycterus rosablanca isolate fTriRos1 chromosome 17, fTriRos1.hap1, whole genome shotgun sequence DNA segment TACTCATGGAAatgcttttatatttaattataacgtAAAGATCATTTGCAGCATGTAGTTCCATTCGATAACACCAAGAGGAGACAAATACCATAATTACATATTCCACTTTTATCtttaataatatagaaaagGATGATAAGAACGTAAATGATTTTAAATGGTCAACTTATTTGTCAACTGACTGTCATTTCCTCAGGTTCCTGAAGTTTTCAGTCTGTCTAATTAATCTACCTTTTACAAGCTTTTGTGAGGTGGCATGaaaacagaaacacaaaaacatgcaaaactcaagGATGTAACTACATTCACTTACATCTCTGTGTACTTTGGCGTATCAAtcctatttctttatttctattttttttgtttgcatttctgtcccattttctcccaatttagcgtagtcaatttgtcttccgctgctgggggatccctgatagCAGTCCAGGTAGGTATATTGcttctcacgcctcctccgactggcgcacagcccttagcggagccctttttcacccatgcattctgcacaggcacctctatctgctaatcagggtcctaacacagcgtttaaagaccccacccacatagtccggtcatcccgccctagcagaaacgtgtctgctgcacacactgccaattatgcccgctagatggcgcccagtcgaccggtggcaactccGAGTTTCGAACGGAGGACCCGGGCGCCGCCAATCCTACTTCTAAATATTTGTGGGAATTGTGGGAACTGAGGCAAGGATTAAACCCATGTTCCCAGAATGCATGTTGCTGTCCAGCACTCACTTTTCAAGCTGTGCCACTATATGGTTCCAATAATTAGGCAGTGTCTAAATATTTCTTGGCATGCAGCCAGACTATTGTATCTTTAAAGCAGCTAAAATATGTTCTTACCTCATGGTGTAACTGTAGATTTCAAGACAATAGACAGTGGGTGTGTTACACTCAGTCATACCATCCAACCACACATTAGAAATTATCAACCCTTTGTTAACACATCGAAAGAATTATTACACACCTCTCAGCCAAAGTATCCTAATTACGTCACTGATGAACTGCAACCAAGATAAATAGGCTGGACAGTTTTAGACGAATGTAGTGAATTCCAGGTACATGAGATGTGgcatacattcacctcataatgAATGAACAGTGTGGAACATTTGCTGGAGGGTTGTAGATAAATAACATGGTGGGAAAGACAGCAAGGCTCTAAATATGTTTGCACTTCAGGGGGATCTGCAGCACATTAGAGGATTTGCAGgtggggtgggtgtgggttggTTTGACGGCTTGAAACACTGTTAATACTTCTTCAAAGTGGCTAATGTGAAACACCTGAGGAGCCTTGGGCTGCTTCTTCTTCGCAGAGGTTTTGGGCTCATATTTATCACTGTAAGATGTAGTGTGGTTCTAGGAATGCAAATGCTAGGTAATACTACAGGGTGTTCACAATACTTCATTCATTTACcattatccacaaagttgaatcagttcatctggacacaaagttATTAGCCCTCTATTTGGACCTAAAGAAAACTGGCCTTAAGCAAGGTTAAGTCAACATAGTACAAATTCCTCACAACTAAATCACCTAAAACAGGAGAGTTACGTTCCCATAATAAATCACTACAATGTATAAGCAGTATACCTTATAgtttagtttatatttataatttatttttagaaacatTATGAAGATAGTGTTGTAGTTTGGGTTTAGTAATCATTTTTTGGGTTGGTTTGTGTCTATTTTTAGAAAATAATCAGTGATAATAACCACCACAGTAGTagttcagcggttaaggtactttgGGTCCACATGAACTGATTAAACttggtggatttgtgtacctggattattgtgCATGCATCAAAAGACCATTTACCATTAATTCATCAAGCCTTTCATCAAGACTCTCCAATCACAAATCAAAATTCAGTCTACTGTCATGTTTGAATTTATGGCAACTCCAAAAGACTGGGCACAGGGCAAGAACACATCCTGAAAATTGTCCCAGTCCATTTCAGGGCACCACAGTCATTCTGGCGCAATGTAGAGAAGCCAATTTAACACACAAAACCCCTCAGACAGTGACTGCAGGTAAGCATCAAACCCAAGACTTAAGACCAGCACCATCATGCTGTCCGGAcaatttactttaaatttaatttaatttgtttcaGTGTTGCTACACTATGATAActgtttttttggttttttttacatcaaCATTAACAGAATTCAGCAGATTGTTGATCCAAAAACACCTACAACTGTGACTGGAAATAATGCAAGTAATTACAgattaagggcattgctcaggaaaccaacagtggcaacatggcagtggtggggcttcaatcAGCGACCTTCCAATTACCAGtcccagtagcttaaccactaagctgctACTACTGCACTGGCTATCATGACTGATTATTTTCTAAAGATGCACACAAACCAACCTCCACCCCCAAAAATTATTACTAACACTAAATCCAAACTACAACACTGTATCTCCGACTAAtttctaaaactaaattataaatataaactaaactaaaatctGATCCAAAACTCTGACGGAAATTGTATAATGATAGTAAGGCcaaaataatgtattaatgtttATAATTGTCATATATTTTCTGTACAGTTACTTCTGCTTATAAGGTATACGGTGTATACATTGTAGTGATTTATTATGAGGAATGTAACTCGTCTGTTTTAGGTGATTTAGTTGTGAGGAATTTGTACTATGTTGACTTCACTTTGCTTAAGGCCAGTTTTCAATGTTCACTTCAGGTCCAAATAGAGGGCCATTTATCCAAAttctcacagcaaaaaaaacaccTCATCCCACCACTGAGCTGTTATAAATCAGTCATTCTGTGTCACCGTTGTTTTTGCTCCGTATATAGGCTTAAACTAAATCTTTTATGGGTAGCAGCAATAAACTGTGCAAGTTATTGGTTACGATACAGCAATAAAAACTTGTTTGTGAACAATGATTTACACAAGTGGTCTGTGTGGTCTCCtagagctccggttttctcccacagtccaaagacgtgtaggacaggtgaactggagatacacaatttcctgtgactgtgtttaacattgaacttaaactgatgaatcatgtgtaacctgtaactacgtgtcctgtcatgaatgtaaccaacatgttaaaaatgaaattaaagtccTAACAAATTAATAAAGTCAAGAAATAgcaaatttaaatgtaacacATTTGTAACAAGGTTTTTATGTACTATTCCTGAGTTTAAAACTCTTAAATTATGATTTTCTCGTTGCATTTCATAATTTAATGTACACATTCATTTCcagtttatttactatttaacaTACCTTCTAGCAGAGTCACCCCACCACAAAAACACCTTCTGTGTGTGGAAAAGGCTCAAAAATGCTTCCTCCATGACATTAAAAGCCATAAAATCATTATGTTATCTTGAGAACAGATAGTGTGACTAATTACATCCAGTTCACCCAGAGATCAGGGCCAATTTTTTTCTGAACTACCAGCCATGGGTTGCGGTGATACCTTGAATTCAGTCTATGAAAGCACTTTACAGGATGCTTAATTTATGCACACTTTTGACAGGGAAACAATTATTTTGACAATGAACCACTTCCATAATGTTTTTTACTTCATAGTCACAGCTTGTACATTATGGTTATAATTATGTCTGTCCAAATAATGGACATAACATTCACATATATTTGTCCATTAGTATATGAATCAGTTATCTTTGAGAAAATCTGAAAAAGGCACCCTAAGCTAAGAGAAAGTGTGTCTGAGTGGTCAGATGTAATTCAGGAACCTACAAACAAGGGGTTGCGATAAATGCTGAAACACAGGTTTTACTGTGTACAACCAAACAAGCTTTTCATTACAATGGGTTTCCAGGCTACCATACAAGAAGGAAGTCTCTGCTCCAAATAAGCACCTTGAAGCAGCTCTACTGAAGTTTGTGGCTGATGATGTGGAcaaaaaagccttttaaaaGAATAAGAAGAAATGTTTATGATTTGATAAAAAAATGGTATTTGGCCACAGTGACCTAAATTATGTTTGGAGGTGTAAACCTGAGGCACCTACTGTCAAGCCTGGTGATGATAATATTATGCTTTGTCTTCTGCTGCCATTGGAACTTGGTGCATTGCAGAAAATGGATTGAATAATTAGGGAAAATCCTAAAACTTGGACATAATTAGGGGTTCAAACAGGACAGTGGCCCAAAACACATGTCACTGGTTTAATTTAGATCTTGGAATGGTCTTtccaaagtcctgacctcaacactTTTGAGAATGTGTAGGCTGTACTGCAAATAAACCACCAGCTCTGCCAAATAGAATGGTAAAGATATGGGGTTGTGCCACAAGCTTATTAATTTCAAAAGCAGGTGATTTGAAGTGAGAACTTAAATAAAGAACCAAGAGACATGTAGCAGAATATTGGgtgtgctgtatgtatattttttgaCAATTTGTTTCATCAAATGTGACACATGCCTACCAGAGTTTCCTCCAATCAGTCAAAGAAGCTGATGGTTTCTGAGCATGGCTATATACAATTATAGCTCATTAGCTAACACCCTGGATAGCATAATGCCATGACAACTACTCAGGGTGGCATGATGATGCTTGTATGATTCAGTCCTTGGTGAGTTTTCGAATAAGCAAATGCCATTCTGTCCGTTTCTTTGTGATGTAAGTGGGCGTGATGGTGTTTGTAGGGAGCCGAGCACAGCCTTCTACTAGAGCTCTTTCACACAGCGCCTCAGCATTACAGATAACATACATGCCACAGTCATAGCTGTTCTGCTGCGAGGGACATGGCTCTTCCGTAAAAAGTACATCAGTCCCAAGACCCAGGTAACCCTGGAGCTTGGCAGCAATACGTCGGGCATGCATTACATTGGCCCCACTTTGGGAGTCGAAGTGGGAAAAACGGCCAGTGTTGCCCTGGTACAGGAGCAAACTCCAGTGCGAACCTCCAGCCGCCTGGTTGGAGTTGTCATTAACTGCCAGAAAGACCCAGTGGCGAGATGCTAGCCTCAGTGGCTCCAGGAACACAGCCAGCTCCTCTTGGGATAAGCTGCACTTGATGAACTGCGTGACTTCAGGGCTGATGAAGCAAACAGCGTCACCCAGGTTTTTGAATCGCTCCGTGGCAAAGTACTCAAAAGCAAAACCAATCACCTGGTCGTTGAGCCAGTAGGGACCTTCTAGCAGGGACACATCTGAGCGCCTCAGCAGGCTGTCCTGATAACTGAGCACCACTGGGTCCATCTCCACAGATGGTACAATCAGGATGGTAGCCTTACTACAACACAAAAAGAGAAAGACTGGTAGTGGTAGATCAGTGATTAAGAGGATAGTTCTGCAAAATTATATTCATGTATAACAGGCAATAGATAATTGGTTGTATACTTTAGTTTTGCACTGGTGCTTTTAAGATAATattgctccacttaccatatagaagcactttgtagttctacaattactgactgtagtccatctgtttctctacatacctgttcttcaatggtcaggaccaccacagagtaggtattatttgggtggtggatcattctcagcactgcattgacacggacatggtggtggtgtgctagtgtgtgttgtgctggtatgagtggatcagacacagcagcgctgctggagtttttaaataccatgtccactcactgtccatgtatagtcagagacgatcgctcatctgttgctgctgtttgagttggtcatattctagaccttcatcagtggtcacaggacgcagccatggggcgctgttggctggacatatttttggttggtggactattcttagtccagcagtaacagtaaggtgtttaaaaactccatcagcatagctgtgtcttatccactcatactagcacaacacacactaacacattaccaccatgtcagtgtcactgcagtgctgagaatgatccaccacccaaataatacctgctctgtgggggccctgaccattaaagaacagggtgaaagcaggttaaaaaggtatgtagagaaatagatggactacagtcagtaattgtagaactacaaagtgctcctatatggtaagtggagctgataaaatggacagtgagtgtagaaacagagaggtggttgtaatgttatggctgatcggtgtatgtacagaACTGTACGGAACACCGTGACCACATGCTCcatgaataactgaataatCCTTAAAGTTACAAAGTTTGGATCAAAACAAGTGCAAATTAACTGAATAAAacaattacaattaaaatgttgtCATGAAACAAACACTTTTAATGGACACAGTAAACACATTATAAAGTTTTAAACAGCAGCTGCTGCAGTGACGAGCTGCGTCGCTACACAGGAACCCAATGTTAGTAACGCGTTTAGtgttttaaagaaaatgaaagacatTCCTATTTATACTACTTCTTTTCTCCTAACATAAACAATAACACCATAAATCAGGTCCCAattaacaaatattttaaaacttttacctTATAAACGAAACATTGACCAAGAAGTGGGGTCACTCCGCAACATCTTACCGCAGCAATAACAGTCCTCCACGAGCTGCAATTTTACGACAGTTTTTCGTCAGTATTGCGTGGCAAACAGTTTACGCCAAACACACCCACGCCCCTCAGTTTGGTTGTGTCCCAAATTGTACAACATTTCCTATTTCTTAAAACTTAACGTGTCTATTAGTTACCTGTATATTGTtttgattaaa contains these protein-coding regions:
- the senp8 gene encoding sentrin-specific protease 8 — its product is MDPVVLSYQDSLLRRSDVSLLEGPYWLNDQVIGFAFEYFATERFKNLGDAVCFISPEVTQFIKCSLSQEELAVFLEPLRLASRHWVFLAVNDNSNQAAGGSHWSLLLYQGNTGRFSHFDSQSGANVMHARRIAAKLQGYLGLGTDVLFTEEPCPSQQNSYDCGMYVICNAEALCERALVEGCARLPTNTITPTYITKKRTEWHLLIRKLTKD